A part of Planococcus sp. MB-3u-03 genomic DNA contains:
- a CDS encoding MarR family winged helix-turn-helix transcriptional regulator, translating to MNEDIKQSLKLFIVLSRAHKAISEQTNQFFQENGVNPTEFAVLELLYHKGRQPLQKIGGKILLASGSITYVIDKLEKRGFITRVNCPTDRRITYAEITEEGEAFMADIFPAHEQKIHELTAALSSDEKEQAIELMKKIGLSIKDLSY from the coding sequence ATGAATGAAGACATCAAACAGTCATTGAAACTGTTTATCGTTTTGTCCCGTGCGCATAAAGCGATTTCGGAACAAACCAATCAATTTTTCCAGGAGAATGGCGTCAATCCGACAGAGTTTGCCGTGTTGGAGCTGCTCTATCATAAAGGACGCCAGCCGCTGCAGAAAATCGGTGGCAAAATCCTGCTGGCCAGCGGGTCCATTACTTATGTCATCGATAAGCTGGAAAAACGCGGGTTTATCACGCGCGTCAATTGCCCGACCGACCGCCGCATTACCTATGCGGAAATTACGGAAGAAGGGGAAGCATTCATGGCAGACATCTTCCCGGCGCACGAGCAAAAAATTCATGAACTGACAGCTGCTTTATCTTCGGATGAAAAAGAGCAGGCCATTGAATTGATGAAGAAAATCGGCTTATCGATCAAAGATTTGTCCTATTAA